The window TTGTTCGCTACATGATAGATACCATAGCAATTAGATGTTATGATTCCCCTTAACATCAGAATAAAATCTTGTGTGTACGTAGGTGACCCTACCTGGTCATCAACCACATACAAGGTATCCTTATAAGGTATTTGGTCCATGATTTTGTTGACAAAATTATAACCATAAGGACCAAACAGCCAAGAGGTACGTAGAATGTAATACTTGGAACAAATGCGCTTAACATATTGCTCACCTAACCACTTGGAATAACCATAAGCATTAATTGGATTAGGTGAATGGCATACTTCATAGGGCAACCCATATTGCCCATCAAACACATAGTCTGTTGAAATATGTACCAGTAAAACATGCATTTGCTGGCAAATGCATGCTAAATTCTTCACCCCATAGGCATTCACATCCATGGCTAATAAGGTATTGGTTTCACATGCATCCACGTGGGTGATACTTGCGCAATTAATGACCATATCTGGCTGAAAGTTATGCATATAATACTTGATTAACTCCATATCTCGAATATCACATACTTCTCTTCCTAAACCCATCACATGATGGTCCTTGGATAATGTCCATGTGATGTCCCGACCTAATTGACCTTTCGCTCCTGTTACAAGTATTTTCATCCTTTTCCCCTATATCATTTTATTTGTTAACCCTGTCTACTTTATTTATGAACATCCGTGAAGCTTGTCACATAACCTGCTCAATTGGAATATTATAAATTAGGATAAGTATGAAAGGAGGGTTATTATGTACGGATTCGGTTATGGTGGATATGGCGGATATGGCGGATACGGCTGTGGTTTTGGTCGTTGCTGCTTTAATCGTTGCTGTAATTGCTGTTGCTGTGGTTTCGGTGGCTATGGTGGCTATGGCGGTTATGGTTATGGCGGTTATGGTTGCGGACGAGGCTATGGTTTTGGAGGCTTCTTCGGACGAGGCTTATATTAGATTTAATATAACGGACAGGTTTATAGGATAAAAGGGCTTCCCTTTTATCCTTTTTTCAAACGCCATTAGCTTCCTATATCTATACTTATGCTATCTTTCTTCGTTGTATTAACCCATCATTATAATA is drawn from Vallitalea pronyensis and contains these coding sequences:
- the rfbD gene encoding dTDP-4-dehydrorhamnose reductase, whose product is MKILVTGAKGQLGRDITWTLSKDHHVMGLGREVCDIRDMELIKYYMHNFQPDMVINCASITHVDACETNTLLAMDVNAYGVKNLACICQQMHVLLVHISTDYVFDGQYGLPYEVCHSPNPINAYGYSKWLGEQYVKRICSKYYILRTSWLFGPYGYNFVNKIMDQIPYKDTLYVVDDQVGSPTYTQDFILMLRGIITSNCYGIYHVANNGSCSRYAFAKTIIRYLKEENTKVLPIQSHTVLTGAERPKYSVLSNKKAEDLCGQTMPTWEDALKRFIHSFTLQHKML